Proteins from a genomic interval of Cygnus olor isolate bCygOlo1 chromosome 9, bCygOlo1.pri.v2, whole genome shotgun sequence:
- the GPR17 gene encoding uracil nucleotide/cysteinyl leukotriene receptor, with translation MNGPADPSSLLFNCSNQSNFSLEASEQCGKETHLENILFATFYFLDFILAFVGNALALWLFIRDQKSGTPANVFLMHLAVADLSFVLVLPTRLVYHFSGNHWPFGEIPCRLTGFLFYLNMYASIYFLMCISVDRFLAIVHPVKSIKLRRSLYAHLACAFLWVIVGVAMAPLLLSVQTAEMNNTTICLQLYREKASRHALVSLAVAFTFPFVTTVTCYLLIIRSLKSGNRVETHLKEKAIKMIIMVLMIFMICFVPYHVNRYIYILHYNGTKTSCETQRILALSNRITSCLTSLNGAFDPVMYFFVAEKFRDALCNLFCGKKTVILHQTYEGKTNESSLSAKSEL, from the coding sequence ATGAATGGCCCAGCAGATCCCTCAAGCCTACTTTTCAACTGCTCAAATCAATCAAACTTCTCTTTGGAAGCTTCAGAGCAATGTGGCAAAGAGACACACCTCGAGAACATACTTTTTGCCACTTTCTACTTCCTAGACTTCATCTTGGCTTTTGTTGGCAACGCCCTGGCTCTTTGGCTTTTCATCCGGGACCAGAAGTCTGGCACACCTGCCAACGTTTTCCTGATGCATCTTGCTGTGGCAGACCTGTCATTTGTGCTGGTGCTTCCCACCCGCCTGGTGTACCATTTTTCTGGTAATCATTGGCCATTTGGTGAGATCCCTTGCAGACTCACTGGCTTCCTTTTTTACCTCAACATGTATGCCAGTATCTACTTCCTCATGTGCATCAGCGTTGACCGTTTCCTAGCCATTGTGCATCCTGTGAAGTCCATCAAGCTTCGCAGGTCCCTTTATGCCCATCTGGCATGTGCCTTTCTATGGGTCATAGTTGGTGTTGCAATGGCACCTCTGCTGCTCAGCGTGCAGACAGCAGAGATGAACAACACAACCATCTGCCTGCAGCTCTACAGAGAAAAGGCATCACGTCATGCTCTTGTGTCCTTAGCAGTTGCATTCACCTTCCCATTTGTTACCACAGTGACCTGCTACTTACTAATCATCAGGAGCCTGAAGAGTGGGAACAGAGTTGAGACACACCTGAAGGAAAAAGCTATCAAAATGATCATCATGGTCCTAATGATCTTTATGATCTGCTTTGTACCTTATCATGTCAACCGCTACATTTATATTCTCCATTACAACGGGACCAAAACTTCCTGTGAAACACAGCGCATTCTAGCACTCAGTAACCGTATCACTTCCTGCCTCACGAGTCTGAATGGTGCCTTTGACCCAGTCATGTACTTTTTTGTAGCTGAGAAATTCCGTGATGCTTTGTGCAACCTGTTTTGTGGTAAAAAGACTGTAATATTGCATCAAACGTATGAGGGTAAGACAAATGAAAGCTCGCTAAGTGCTAAATCTGAACTGTGA